TGATTTGAATAAATCCCAAGTGCATTCGTAATTGTCGGTTGTCAACATTCGCCCACCCCGCAGCGAATAGCCATCGGTAGGGTTCCCGGCTCCATCCATACTTCCCCCCACGACGGGCTTTACCTCCAAAATGAAAATATTTTCCCCACAGAAGTCATCGTCGCGGATCATGAAGGCTGCGGCTGCCAAAGAGCCAATACCACCGCCTAATAAATAAGCATTCGGTTCATGAAGCATCTCAATTAACTCCCAAATAAGCGTGATTGATGCTGAATTTTGGAGCGTATTAAAGCCGCACCATCACTTTAATTGCTTCTCGTCCATCCATTGCCGCATAACCACCTGGAACACCATCCAGATCGACCGTCAGATCCAACACGGGGGAGGGATCGATTTTCCCTGCAAGCACATCTGCTAATAGTTCCGGAATATAAGCCCGCGCAGGCGCAACACCACCCCGCAAGGTAATATTTGAGAGAAACATCCCTGCCAATTTCACACTGCCATGTGGGACACCGACATAACCAATCGTGTCACCTGGACGTGTAATCCCAATCGCCGTACTGAAAGAAGATTCCGTGCCTACACATTCCAAGACTGCCTCAGCACCGCCTTTAGTCATCTCTTGCACTTCATCAATCGCCTGTTGATCGCGGCTTTTTACCACATCGGTAGCACCAAAGCGGCGGGCAATTTCAATGCGTTTTTCATGTTTGCCCAGTAGAATGATTCGAGCGGCTCCCAGTCGTTTTGCAGCTAAAACGCCGCACAGTCCCACCGCCCCATCGCCAACCACTGCCACTGTCGAACCTGCTCGGACTCCAGCAGAAATAGCCGCATGATGTCCAGTTGCCATCACATCTGTGAGCGGTAGAATTGCGGTGAGTAAGGCATCGTCGTTTTCCACTTCCCTAGGAATTTTTACTAGTGTGGCATCGGCAAAGGGAGCGCGCACAGCTTCTGCTTGTCCACCATCGTTGGTTCCACCCCAAAAGCCACCTTGGATACAGGAAGTTTGTAGACTTTTGCCACAAAATTCACAGGAGCCATCCGAAAAAGCAAACGGAGCTAGTACGCGATCGCCCTTTTTCAAATTTCGCACATCCGAACCAACCGTTTCGACAATACCCATCCATTCGTGACCTGTGCGCCATCCCGGTTTCCAATCATCTGACCCTCGGTAAAACCACAAATCGGAGCCACAGATGCAGGCATGGGTAATCCGCACAACGGCATCTGTTGGCTCTTGAATCGTAGAGTCGGGAACGGTTTCGACCCTTACATCACCAGGAGCATAATAGACAGTTGCTTTCATAATCGATTTTCCTGTTATGAATAGTTAGAAGTATGGATTTTGTAACTTGCAATTCTTTTCTGTGAAAAGTTTTTAAATACAAGTGTTGAAAATCAGTTTTGTACTTGAATTTCATCCACTTTAATTAACTGCTATTCAAGTAGCTTGTAGCTTGATTAATGTTTTTGTTCCAGCAGCATCAGTAAGTGAAACTGCCATCATCACACCATTTGAGTTCTGTGCAGTCAAAACTTCAGTTGGTGAATCAATCGTGTGAGCGTAAGTTACTTCCTCTAGAATATTTTGCTTATGAAAATTACGCAAAGTGCTATTGAACCGGCAATAAAAAATAAATCATCATTGATAATTAATTTATTGGGTTGATAAAAATTCAAGTAACTCTTTCGTAGCTTTATGCTCTGTTTCTGTAGAGTTTTTACCATCTATCTTAGGTTATAAAGGTGAATATCTTGGGAGGTAGAGACATCTCTAATTTGTTAGTCTGCAAAGTTAATATTTTGCCAATTAATGTATTAGAATTAGTAGCTACATCCGATTAAGATCTGATTCGCACAGAAAATCTTAAGGAGACTCAATCCATTACCAGGTTTCAGTTTCAGCGAAAAATTGCTGTATTATCCCTCTTTTGTTACTTTAGGAAGAGAAAAATTGACAAGAGGTTCAACTAGCAACAGAGAAACTGACTGGAGAAGCGCGAAAATCATTCATAAAGTTGATTAATTTCAAAAAGCAACGCTTCATACCAGGAATGTTAAATACTGTGAGCCAAGGTTGAATCAAACAGTAAAAAATATAGGGTTGAATGAGCAATCTCAGATTATTTAAGGCACTCTTCCATGTGGTACCAGATTCCCAATTAGGATGTTGACTATATTGAGAACTATTAAAGTCTATTGAGGAAGGTAATTCTGAACTAGATGTTGATTGATTTTGGACATGAAGTTGAAAATAAGTAGCCTGAATGCTAACGAAAAGGTAAGCACTAAAAATGATTTCCCACCAGCGTTCAATACTTTCATAATCAGTTAGACGAAAATCAGCCCAACCTAGTTCATTCTTAACTTGTTTAAAACCATATTCAATCCAATTTCTTAAACTATAAAGTTGCGCGACATTCAGTGACAAATCAGTTGATAAATTTGTCATGATGTACCAACTTTCATCTCCCGTAGGGTCGGGTGCATTCATCTTACTGATTTGGTAGTATCTGGTACGGCGACGTTTACCAAAAATAATTTCTCTCAAGTAACGAGTTTCAGTTTGACGATGTGAAAGCTTTTGCTCATAAGCTTTCCAGCGATTATAACGTTTTCGGCTTCCTGGGGGCATCAACACTCCATGATTGGAGCGAATTGCTACGATAAACTCTAGTTCTAATTTTTCTAAACATCTAATTACATCTCCACTCTCACCATATAGGCTATCCGCTAACACTAATTTAATTTTGAAACCCCATTCTTTCAACTCTTGAATAATCTCTATTGCTATTTGGGGTTTACTCTTATATTTATCGCCTTCTCTTAAGCGATTTCTCGGTTTAAATATTTGGAACATTAGAGGATAAGTAATCCCATCTACTACACCATAAGCATTTACAGATACTATTCCATTCTCTGTCTTGCCTAAGTTTCCGATATATTGACTAGTCACATAATCTGTTGATTTTGCCTTTTTCTTATCCCCGGTTTCGTCAATACATAAAATTATTTCTCTTTCTCCAATAAACCTTTTGATCAACCACAGCCTAATTTCTCTTAACTTTTTGACATCCCACAGTGCATCTCTCAAAAAATGATGTA
The Calothrix sp. 336/3 DNA segment above includes these coding regions:
- a CDS encoding oleate hydratase → MLHEPNAYLLGGGIGSLAAAAFMIRDDDFCGENIFILEVKPVVGGSMDGAGNPTDGYSLRGGRMLTTDNYECTWDLFKSIPSLNSPGK
- a CDS encoding zinc-dependent alcohol dehydrogenase family protein: MKATVYYAPGDVRVETVPDSTIQEPTDAVVRITHACICGSDLWFYRGSDDWKPGWRTGHEWMGIVETVGSDVRNLKKGDRVLAPFAFSDGSCEFCGKSLQTSCIQGGFWGGTNDGGQAEAVRAPFADATLVKIPREVENDDALLTAILPLTDVMATGHHAAISAGVRAGSTVAVVGDGAVGLCGVLAAKRLGAARIILLGKHEKRIEIARRFGATDVVKSRDQQAIDEVQEMTKGGAEAVLECVGTESSFSTAIGITRPGDTIGYVGVPHGSVKLAGMFLSNITLRGGVAPARAYIPELLADVLAGKIDPSPVLDLTVDLDGVPGGYAAMDGREAIKVMVRL
- a CDS encoding IS701 family transposase; the protein is MVTPRRQPVSTVAFIDNYCQHYYSVFEDVRHFEAFKFLHLGIVSEIPRKTLPLIAKTVGLKDSQTLHHFLRDALWDVKKLREIRLWLIKRFIGEREIILCIDETGDKKKAKSTDYVTSQYIGNLGKTENGIVSVNAYGVVDGITYPLMFQIFKPRNRLREGDKYKSKPQIAIEIIQELKEWGFKIKLVLADSLYGESGDVIRCLEKLELEFIVAIRSNHGVLMPPGSRKRYNRWKAYEQKLSHRQTETRYLREIIFGKRRRTRYYQISKMNAPDPTGDESWYIMTNLSTDLSLNVAQLYSLRNWIEYGFKQVKNELGWADFRLTDYESIERWWEIIFSAYLFVSIQATYFQLHVQNQSTSSSELPSSIDFNSSQYSQHPNWESGTTWKSALNNLRLLIQPYIFYCLIQPWLTVFNIPGMKRCFLKLINFMNDFRASPVSFSVAS